ACGACGTGGAAAAGCAATCGTTGAAATCGCAGCTGGAAGCCTATATTGCTTGGCTGAACGGCTATATCGGCGTCAATTATGCCGGTTTGCCCACACCCTACGGTTACGGTCGTTTGGACGCGTTCGGCGCTATCCTGAACCGCGTAACAGCCAGCCTTCTGGATATGCCCGGCAATGCCACACCAGCCAATGCGCCGGTCAGTTATCCCTTCTTATGGAATACGTCGCAACTCGATTGGGTGCAATGGAACGGGTCCGCCAATAACCATATCGGCCGGAATGTCGGCGAAGTAACCGGCGTGTTTGCGCATACCGTACTAAAGACGGACAACGACGCTGACCGTTTTTATTCATCCGCCAAAATCGTCAATCTGGACCGCTTGGAACAATATATGGCCAAGTTGGAAGCGCCGAAATGGGGCGCGCCGCTGCCGGACATCGATCAGAGCAAAGCCGAAAAGGGCAAAGCGCTCTACGCCGCCAACTGCGTGGGCTGCCATGGCATTAGAGACGAGAACGGCCAATTCCCGATGACGCCGACCAACGCGGTAGGCAAACAGTTTATTGCCACCCACATGACCGGCTTGGCCGAGATCGGCACCGATCCGTTGATGGCGACGAATTTCGTTAATCCCGCCTTTAATGTCGACCCCGGCCCGATGCGCGCCTTTCTGCCGGAGGCAATGCGCAATCTGCCCAAAGTGCCCAGAGGCGCGATGCTGAGCACCGCAACCACTAATATCATCGGCAAGCAGCTGGCAACGTTTCAGCCGCCGCTGGATCAAACCCAATTACTGGAACTGGCCGGCTATCACCTTGCCAGCGAAACCCCACCCAATTTGCTGGCTTATAAAGCAAGACCCTTAAACGGTATCTGGGCTACCGCGCCGTATATGCATAACGGTTCAATTGCCAATCTATACCAGGCCTTGTTGCCGGACACAGCACGGGAAACGCAATTCTACGTCGGCGGCAATCGCTTCGATCCGGTTAAAGTTGGCTATGAACCGGATCAGGAAGGCAATTATTTCCTGTTTAAAGCAGTGGACGAGGATGGCGTGGCAGTGCCGGGCAATAGCAATAAAGGCCACTCGGGTAATAACTTTACCAAAACCTTGGGCGAAGACGGGCGGTGGCGCGATTTCACCGACGAAGAACGCTATCAATTGATCGAGTATATGAAAACACTGTAATTGAAAATCGCCCCCGGCAAAGCCGGGGGCTGTTTGCTGTTCGTGACTACCAATACCTTAGGCTTGGGATACCTGTTTTTCCAAATCGAGGCCCAGCCGTTTTCTATTCATACCGGACTCGTCCTTGGTTACTTGGGCGGCTCAATTCCTGGTTCAGCCAACGCATCAGCACCTCTACGATGTAGTGTTGTTCTTCGTTGCTTAATAATCTCCCTTGCGCAATGCCATGCCACTTTTGTAGACAGCCCCGGCAACAGCAGGCCGTGGCATGCTGCGCTACAAATACCGGATGGCCGGCATACGGCGTCTGTTTTCCGTCGTTAGCAATCACCGCCCCTGCCAAGCGTTTGCCGACGAAATCCGCCGCGTGTTCGCGCATGACCGGCAACCCCTTGGTGTGCAGATAGTGTAAATCCTTGGCCCGCAGATGAAATTTGCCACGAAACGTCGACTTGGCCAGCGCGGCAAACAGTTGATCCATGTCTCTCACGACAGCAACTGCGACGGCTCAGGGTTTGAGAACTTCGTCAAACAATTCCTGCATCGCTGCCCAAGAGCGGTTATCCGCGTCGGCATTGTAGGCAAGCGGCATATCGTTGGCCTTCCCAAGCCTATCGGCGTCCGGATTGGTAAAGCTGTGCTTGGCCCCAGGATAGTTAACAAATTGATAATCCGCACCGGCCCGCGCCATTTCCTGTTTGAACGCACTGATGCTTTCAGGGGAAACAAAGGTGTCCGCCGCCCCGTTCAACACTAAAATCCGGGCTTTGACCTGGCCCGGCCGCGCAGGGGTATCGGTGGCCAGATTACCGTGAAAGCTAATTACCGCGGCCAGATCGACGCCCTGGCGAGCCATATTCAATACCGTCGCCCCACCGAAACAATAACCGATGGCGGCGATTTTTCCGGCGTCCACTTGGGGCCGGCCGGCCAGTAATTCTCTGGCAGCCTCGAAGCGCTGCCGAGCCAATCCGGCCTGTCCCGTTACGGCCTTCATAAACGCCGCCGCGTCCTTGCCGTGTTCGCTCAGTTTTCCGTCGCCGTACATATCGACTGCCAATGCGGTGTATCCCAGCTCCGCCAGCATACGGGCCCGTTTACGGGCGTAATCGTTCAGGCCCCACCATTCGTGCACCACCAGCACGCCGGGTTGCTTGTCGCCCTTGGCGTCGTCCCAAACCAGATAACCTTTCAGCACGGTGTCGCCGGCGCGATAGTCGACATTCTCTTCATGCAGCGCAGCTTGCAAATACGGTGTAAACAACAATGCATACAACAACACTAAATACTTCATCACCCACTCCAAATTAAAATAATAACCGGTTGCAATTGATACCTTTCTTCCAGCTTAACTTCAAGGCTGACTTATCGCAAATAGCCTGCGCCAAGGTTAAACGGCGCAATCTGAATACGCGCATCGACAACATGACGCTCAGGGTTTTCGGCTTCGCCAAACCACCTATAAAAACTTCCCGGCGAATCATAAATTTTGCTAGTTTTAAATTTGTATTCATTTACAATTACCCCGAACTCCACTCAGGAATTTCAGCCACTTATCAGAACAACTACAAAACAGAGGAAGAGAGTATGAACGACATAATCCCGAAAGGCATGCCTTATTGCGAAGCGATTGCGGCCGGCGAGATTGTTGCCTTGAATTCCACCGAGGATGGGACGTTTTTCAGTACTACCGGCTATATTCACCGCATCTGAGACAGCTCCGGGTGATCGACGGCGGACGGAATTTAATCGACAGGCACCGCACACCCGTTAAAGCGTGGAAAGATAGCGTTGCCTTCCTACCCTGCGACACTGTGACGGTCAGGGCAAAATTTTCGCTGTACAAAGGCAAATTTGTCTATCACTGCCACATTCTGGAACACTAAAACATGGGTATCATGCGCACCTTTAAAGTTGTTGATTTATATAGAGGGTGGACTAAGCTTATTTTCAACCTCGTTTTTAAAAATCGCACTGTAACTCACCGATAACCCGTTACATTTGCCACCAATCCTTTAACTAGCATACCGAATGCAGGAGTTAGAAATCGCGGATTATCCGGCTGAGCCAGACTAAGCTACTGGTAAAGTATTATGATGCAAGAGCTACCCCTTGACCAAGTATACCCACTTCTGGAGCCCGGCCCGGTGGTGCTTCTGACTACCGCGGTAAAAGACCGCCCAAATGTGATGACGCTATCCTGGCACAGTATGCTGGAGTTGGATCCGCCCACGCTTGCCTGCGTAGTCAATGAAAACAACCACAGTTTCGCTGCCTTGAACGATACCCTGGAGTGCGTGATTGCGATACCTGCGCTGCATATGGCCGAAAAAGCCGTACAAATCGGTAATACATCCGGACGCGACACCGACAAATTTTCCGCCGCCAGCCTGACGGCAAGGCCCGCGTGGCAAGTGGGTGCGCCGATAATCACCGAGTGCTTCGCCAATCTGGAGTGCCGTGTAAACGATACGCGTCTGGTTGGCGATTACAACCTGTTCGTATTGGAGATTGTGGAAGCCTGGACCGACCCCCAACAGCCCAATCCGCAAACCTTTCACCACCCCGGTTACGGCCGGTTAGTGCTAGACGGCGAGGACATCAGTTTTGCTTCCAATGTACGTTAGTGGGGCAATGCCGCATTTTGCACCAAAAAAGTGCATACGACGTGTTATACCCGCCGGTTTTCGCTCGGTGACTGAAAACTAAAGCCTCTGAGCTCGAAAATAACACGGTCAAACCAGTTAATGCTTCGATTAACTTCCAGCCTGATAAAAAGGACAAACTTCTTTTAAACCAACACCACCGAAATCCCTCGGAAGACAGGTGGTTTCCACCCAATATGGCCCTCAGCCCGGGTAACCGGCTGGCCCTATGCCCGCAATGTTTTAGCGACACGATTAAGCGTTATAGCTGTCAAATACTGAATAACGGTACAAACTTTGCTTTAAAGTAACCACGTTAATAAGGAATTTTGCATGATGACACATTTGCAGCTGATGGTTTTTTCAGCCTGGAATACCTTGAGGCACTGCGGTTTCCCTGCCTCAATATCCAATGCCTGCGCGCCGAACACCCAGATTAAACGATGATGAGCGGTCTGCACCCCACGAGGAAATTGCTGATATCCACCGACTTGGACGGTTGCTTGCTCGACCATCACGATTACGGTTTTGCTCCGGCCGCCGCCCTGCTGCAAAAGCTGGAAGACTTGGGTATCCCCGTGATTCCGAACTCCAGCAAAACCCTCGCGGAACTGCTGCATTTTCGCGAAACTTTAAACAATAGCCATCCCTTTATTATCGAAAACGGCGCCGCGGTTTATATTCCCACCGGTTACTTTGCGGATAAACCCGAAGACTGCGAAAACATCGGCGACTTCTGGATCAAAACCTTCAGCCAGCCGCGCCGCCATTGGCTAAAACTGATAAGCCAAAGCCGTATTGGGAAAGAGAAGTTTCAAACCTTTGCCGATGCCGCATTGGCGGACATCGTTAAGCTGACAGGGTTGCAACCGGATGCCGCGGCCCGAGCCAGTCAACGCCAATACGGAGAACCGGTGGCATGGCTCGGCACGACAGCGGAAAAGGCGGAGTTTATTCAAGAACTGCGGCAATTGGGGGCCCATATACTGGAGGGGGGACGTTTCCTGCATGTATCGGGCGAATGCGACAAAGGCACCGCGATGAAATGGTTGGTAGCGCAATACCTCCAAGCCTGCGGTGCACCGATAACCACTATCGCCGCCGGCGACAGTCAAAACGATATTGCCATGCTGGAGTCGGCGGATATCGCCGTACGGGTGCCCTCGCCCACACACGCCTTACCCGCGCTTGAGAAAGCACGACAGGTTTATACCGCAGCGCGGCAAGGCCCCAGCGGATGGTCCGAGAGCATATCGGCGATACTGGCTAACTTAAACATCAAATAAAGCGAGCACTGTTATGGCAGACTTTTATCAAAACGGCATTATCACCACCCTGCATAATTTGACTGAACGGCATCTGGCCGACCTGGAAGCCGATCTGCTGCGTTTCAGCAAACAACGGCCCTTGGGGTTGTTGCTGCCTTCGCTGTATTCCGAACTGGAAGGCGACGCCTTGCCGAAAATTATCGCCAATCTGAAAACGGTACCGTATTTATCGGAAATCGTCATCGGCCTGGACCGCGCCGATCAAGGCCAATACCAAAGCGCCCTGGCATTCTTCGATGAGCTGCCGCAACACCACCGGGTATTGTGGAACGACGGCCCTCGGTTAACGGCTTTGGATGCGGAACTGAAAGCCCTGGATCTGGCGCCCAAGGAAATGGGTAAAGGCCGTAATGTCTGGTATTGCATGGGCTATATTCTGGCATCCGGCAAGGCCGAGTCCATCGCTTTGCACGATTGCGACATCGTCACCTACACCAGCGAATTACTGGCGCGCCTGATTTATCCGGTTGCCAACCCCTTGTTTAACTACGAGTTCTGCAAAGGGTATTACGCCCGCATCAACAACGGCAAACTGAAGGGCCGCGTCAACCGGCTGTTAGTCACCCCGTTAATTCGTGCCATGAAAAAGGTGCTGGGCGACAACGATTACCTGGACTACATGGACAGTTACCGTTACGCGCTGGCCGGCGAATTCTCCTTTCGGCGCGACGTCTTAAGCGATATCCGCATTCCCAGCGACTGGGGGCTGGAAATCGGCGTATTGTCGGAAATGCACCGCAATTATGCGCATAACCGGCTGTGCCAAGTGGATATCGCCCGGGTGTACGACCATAAACACCAGGATATGTCGCTGGACGACCAGCAGGCCGGCTTGTCGAAAATGTCGATCGACATTTGCAAGGCGCTGTTCCGCAAACTGGCCACCCAAGGTCAGATTTTGACCCCGGAGACGTTTCGGAGCATCAAAGCCACCTACTATAGAATCGCGTTGGATTTCGTGGAAACCTATCGTAACGATGCCATCATGAACGGGCTTTACGTGGATATACACGAAGAAGAAGTGGCCGTGGAAATGTTTACCAAAAACATCATGGATGCCGGCGACCTGTTCCTGAACCAGCCGATGGAAATTCCCTTCATTCCCAGCTGGAACCGGGTGCAAAGCGCTGTCCCGGATATTCTGGAACGCTTGTACCAAGCAGTGGAAGCCGATTTTCAAGAATTTAGCCGTTGAGGACTATCCCCATGAAACCCACCACGGAACACTTGGCCTCGTTAACTCAAAAAGTCGTACACCATCTCGAATCGATTTACGCGTCCGCGCCGCGCCAACCGGACAGTGCGGCGCTGGCCGACACGCTGTTAAGGATCATGCGCCTAGACGAGCATTGCGAACAGTTGCAACCCTCGAATAGCGCCTGGTCCGAACGCGATATAGCGGTGATTACATACGGCGACACGCTTCTCGCCGACAGCGAAGCCCCCCTAAGCACCCTGCATCGGTTCTTAAACGCCTATCTGCACGACACCATCAACACGGTACACATTCTGCCGTTTTTCCCGTTTTGTTCCGACGACGGCTTCGCGGTAATCGACTATTACCAAGTCAATCCAAAACTGGGCGACTGGCCGCACATTCAAGCCCTTGCCGCAGACTATCGGCTGATGGCCGACTTGGTGATCAACCATTGTTCCACCAGCAGCACTTGGTTCCAAAACTTCATCAACGGCCGAGGTTACGGCCACGACTATTTTTATACCGCTTCGCCGAATACCAATCTGTCCGATGTCGTCAGGCCGCGCACCTCGCCGTTACTCCGCGAAACCGAAACCGCCAACGGCACTCAATATGTCTGGTGCACATTCAGCCACGAACAGGCCGACCTGGACTTCGGCAATACCGCCGTGCTGCAAGAGTTCGTCAAAATCATCCGCCATTATCTGGATAACGGTGTTCGCATCTTTCGTCTGGATGCGGTGGCATTTTTATGGAAAAAACTTGGCACAAACTGCCTGAATCTGCCCGAAACCCATGAAGTGGTGCGGCTGATTCGCACGCTGATCGAACATAGTTGCGCAGATGCCGTCATCATCACCGAAACCAACCTGCCGAACCGGGAAAACCTCAGTTATTTCGGCAACGGCAACGAGGCGCACAGTATTTATAACTTCTCGTTGCCGCCGCTATTGCTGAACACCCTGGTCACCGGCAACTGCCGTTACCTGAAACAATGGTTGATGAGCATGCCGCCTGCACAAAACGGTACCTTCTATTTTAACTTCATCGCCTCCCACGACGGCATCGGCCTGCGCCCGGCAGAAGGCCTGCTTAGCGAAGCGGAAATCGCCTCGCTGATCAGCACCATGCAGCAATTTGGCGGGCAGGTATCCTGGCGTAGCGGCGATAACGGTACCAAACGGCCGTATGAAATCAACATCGCCCTGTTCGACGCCTTGCAAGGCACGACCAAGGGCAAGGACGCATTCGGCATCGAGCGCTTTGTCTGCGCGCACGCGATTATGCTGGCCTTGGAAGGCATACCGGCGTTTTATATGCATAGCCTGCTGGCCACCGGCAACGATTACCCACGCTTCGAAAGCACCGGTCAAAACCGCGCCATCAACCGCCATCAATGGGACTACCCAAGCCTGACCGCCGCCTTGAACGATGCGCAAAACCACCATCATCAAGTCTTCGAACGGCTGAAAGCGCTGGTCCGCATTCGGCAGCAACAGCCGGCCTTTCACCCCAACGCTACTCAATTCACCCTGCACATCAGCGACCAGTTATTCGGTTTTTGGCGGCAGAGCATGGATCGCAGACAGAGTATATTCTGCATCTACAATGTCAGCGACGAGCCCCATTCATTACTGCTGTCCAACCTGAACTTGATCGTCACCGACGACTGGCGGGATCTGATCAGCGGCCAGCGCTACGACGACCCCATGATGGACAGGATCGATATCGCACCGTATCAGACGTTATGGATTACCAATCGACACGTGACCGAGCAAGCGGTTTGAACCCTACAAATGCCCGAACCCCATCACGTAAGCAACGGCTTTAGCGACTTTAAGGTTTGCCGCACGACACGCTCGACACGTCTCGGCGTAACCCGCTCCTGGTCGGCAACTTGCCGATAACTTTGACCCTCTATCCGGCAACGCACAAACATGCGGCGCTGTTGCGACGGCAATGCCAACAGCGAGCGATGGAATCGCCGCAACTTTTCCCGGCCGGCCAATACGGCATCGGGTTGCGGCTGCAAGCACAGGCAATCTTCAGTGAGCTCCTCGGCGTCCTCCCATTGCGCCCAGCGGTGTTGGCGTCGCAAATAGTCAAAAGCCAAATTACCCGCCACCCGATACAAAAACGCCCTGTGGTTGATGATCTCGTCACCCGGCTCAAGTTGAGCGATTCGCACATAAGTATCCTGCAGCAAATCGGCGGCAGTTTCGCGGCAATTGACCTTGCGATGCAAAAACTGCCGTAACTCCAACTGGTGATGGATAAATGCCGCTTCCAGCGTGCTTTTTGTATTGGTATTCATGATGACGAAGAAACCTTTAATCCCTGTCGGCAATAACATTGACCATCATTCAACCGCCCTTCAATTAACAGCTTGATGACACTTGTTGTAGAGCAACGCACTGAATTCGACGCCAAAAAAATTGCCGGGCAAGCCGGGAGCAATTGCCGAGACGAATGAACCCCAACGCGACCAGCGTTTCACCACCAATCACCTCTAAAAGCCAGACATTGCAATCAATTAAACAGCTCATGATAGTCAAAGGTCGAATCGCCCAAAAACGTTGGATTTCGTTACCTCAACCTACGTCCCTGATTTTGCCGCGTGGGTAACGAGAAATAAAACTCGAGGGGGTTGCCTGCTTTACAGCCCCCCCTCGCAACTAGAACTGCAACCTTAGCGATCCCATCACAGAAAGTGGGTTGCCGGTATTAATCGAGTTACGCCCATAGCCGGCACCTGTGTAATACCCCTTATCCAACAGGTTGTGGATATTCACCTGAGTGGTCAGCCGAGTTTTACCGACAGGTATCGTATAAGCCGCCATCATATCCATCGTCACATACCCCGGCAAATCAACCGGGGTGTTGTTGTCGCCAAGACGTTTACCTACAAGAACGCCACCAAGCCCGGCTTTAAAACGTTCGGTAAATTGATAAGTACTCCAAAGAGTAGCTTGGTGTTCAGGCACATTGATAGGACGCTGACCTAACAGGCTTGCATTAGCGACAGTGTAACGAATATCGGTAAAAGCATAGGTTGTAACCAGATTTAACTTTTCAGTTACTTGCCCTTTCACATCGACTTCTATGCCACGACTTCTGACTTTGCCCGCAGTAATTTTGAATCCAGGATGGTCAGGGTCATTGGTTGTCGTGTTGGCTTTAGTCAGGTCATAAAAAGATACGGTGCTGGAGAATCGTTTATCAAAGAATTCGGTCTTGAACCCGGCTTCCCATTGCTCTCCAGATTGTGGTTTAAAATTTTCACCGTTAAATGAGTACCCTGAGTTTGCGGAGCCTAAAGATTCCGTATAGCTACTGAATAAAGAAAGCCATTGCCAAGGCTGGTAAAGCACTCCGACGCGCGGACTGAATTTCTGATCGTCCTGATCGCGATAATTGGCTTTTGCTATTTCAAACGATTTGCTACTAGAACCTGTGCCATAATTGACCCAATCGTAACGGCCGCCGCCCAAAATATGCAGTTTATCGAACAGAGTGATTTGATCTTGAAAGTAAACGCCGAACCGTTCTTCTTTGCGCAGAAAATTAAAGTCTAAAGGTATTGCATCAATCGCTGCTTGACTGAAAATGTTATAAACCGGATTAAAAATATCAATAGGCGCCATCTTAGAGAAATGTTGATTAGGCCCATTAAACGCATTGTGGTAATAGTCTCCGCCCAAAAGGACATCATGATTGGTTCCAAGCAGATTGAATTTCCCTGACAAATCCAGGTTGGTTGAATAGGTTTCCTGATTAGAATGACCGGTTATAAGTCTGCGATCCAAGGTTCGATTATCCGCCTGCAGGCTTATAGTGCCGCCAATATCGTTATACTGAATATCCCAGTTTTCCCATAAAAATCTATTTTTTAATGCCCAATCGTCATTGAATTTAAACGCCCAGTCATAGGCCACTAAGGTAGTATCATTTTCAGTGGGTTTATCACTGTCGAGGTAACTGCGGCTTAATGGAACGGGAGCTGGGCGGTTACCGATGGACGGAATACCCCAGTCATTTACTTTTTTCTCATGCTTATGTTCCAGTTCAAGATTGGCTTCAAAACGATCATTGGGCCGCCAGGTTAAGGTAGGGGCAACAAAGTAACGCTCATTATTGACAAACTGCTTAAACGAGCCAATATCCTGATAAGAAAAATTAAGGCGATAGCGTAATTTACCGTCTTTATCGATAGGGCCTGTAGCATCGGCAGTAGTGCGGTATTGATCATAGGAACCGAATTGTTGCTGCAAGGAATAAGCGGGGGCATCCCAACCTTTTTTGGTCGTATAATTGATTAATCCGCCCGGTTGCGCACGACCATACAGCATGGAAGCAGGTCCTTTAAGGACTTCAATTTGCTCGATATTAGCCGGGTCATACGTGCCAAAACCGCGCAGTAAACCATTACGGTAAATATTGTTAGTTGAAAAACCACGAATAAGAAAAACTTCGTAAATATCCCCTGATCCATGATCAGCTTGAACACCGCTGACATTCTTGGTTATTGCATCGGTAATGTTAATGTCTTGTTGATCGTTCATTAATGATTTTGGCACCACTTGAATATTCATCGGCGTTTCCATAATCGGCGTATCGGTCTTCGTGGCCGTTGATGCGTTAGATCGGTTGTAATCAGTGTTATACGGATCGTCAGGATCATAAACAGCCTTCCCAGTAACCCTAATCGCCGGCAAAGTCGATGCAGCATCGTTTCCCGATTCCACCACTTTAAGAACCACCGAGTTGTCACCCGTATAGCGATAAGTCAAACCGGTACCGGCCAGCAGTTTTTTAAAGCCCTCTGCGACGGTGTATTCGCCATCCAGCCCCACTGTGGTTTTGCCATCGGTCAACTTGGCTTCGGCTGAAAACAACAACCCTGAATTAGTGGCAAACTGTCTTAAGGCTTGGCTTAATGAACCGCTGTCAATATGGTAGCTGCGCTTGACACTGGCATTATCGTTAATGCTTTCCGCATGGGGTGCAGCCGATACGGTTAACGCAGAGGCCAGTAGAATGCCTTGAATAGCCAGATGCAATCGCGAGGGTTGCAAGCCTGGGTTGCTGATGCGAATTATCGATGACATCGGTTTTATCTCCTTCTAAAAATGGGTGTTGTCACTACCTATGTCAATCGAGAATAAAAAAGCGGAACTCGAAATTGAAAAAAAATTGAATTATTTTTTAAGCTATTGTTTTTTTAATGAATAAAATTGAGATATTTGATCTGAATGCGTAGATTGGGGGCGAAGCACGAACCCCAACACGACAACCGTTGAGCCACCGGTTTACCATTAAATCGCGGCACAGCGACCAAAAAAACCATCAGAAACCGATAAAAGCTAAACTGATCAAAAATGGCGGGGGCTCGTTGTCCCCAAACCTACGCCCCTGAACTACAGTACGTAAGCTTGATCATGCGTGAGGTAGGGCGATGCTGGGATCGATTGCCGAGAGGATAGGCTTATTTTCGAAATGTGTAGCGGGTTTATCAGAGGACGGCCAAGTCGTTTGAGGCGATGGCAAGTAACTCACTCATGAAACATCAAGATGAATTTTGTTGGACGCATATTGGTGCATAGCGATGTTTAGGAGGTCTGGCCCGATTAGCGTGGCAGGACTTTAACCCAGAGCGGCAATGGGTTTGTTATTTTGATCGGCAGACTGGCTTCCAGCGATGCAAGGATTTTGTCGGTGTCTTTGAGCGGGAACGAGCCGATGATACGCATGTCGGCAATCTCGGGCGCGCAGGTTAGATAACCTTTTCGGTAACGATTCAGTTGCAAGAGAAACTCGCTGAGCGGGATGTTATCCGCCTCGATGACGCCCTGGCTCCAGGCAGGCCGGTCGAGCTGGATAGGCTGGATGGACTCGACACGATGGGATGCAAATCGGGCTTCCTGCCCGCCATGTAACAAATGTTTTGGAGCGCTTGGATTGGATGGCTGGATTTCAACCGTATCCGCGAACACCGCGACCTGACTGAAGTCGGTCTGTTGGCTGACGCTAAAACGCGTACCCAGCGCCCTAACCCTGCCGTCCAGGGTATCGACTACAAAGGGGCGTTGCTTAGCTGCGTTATCCTTGGCTGTTTCGATGTAAATTTCACCGGATATCAAATGCAAGCGGCGCAAATCCATGCCGAATTCGACATTCAAGGCGCTGCCGCTATCCAGAATGACGGTTGATCCATCCGCCAACGTAATGGTTTGGATTTCGCCCTGAACGACATGATAATCCGCAGTCCATTCTCGCCAATAGCCGCCACGGCTGAATTGCCAACTGGATAAGCCGACGACGCCAAGTAACACCAAGTTTTTGATCGCACGTCTGCGCTGTAAATCAGGCGCGGTTAACGCGGCTAACGCGGTTTTGGGCGGCAAAGACTTAAAGCGATCGATATGAAATTCGACTCTGGCCCAAGCAGCTTGATGGTCCGGGTGTTCGACTAACCACGCTTGCCATTCGGCCGTTTCGCTTTGGTGGACTTGTCCCGATCGGAATAAGGCAAACCACTCGGCAGCCTGTGCCAAGACCCGCGGGTCAATATCCGAGTGGCGTTTGTGCTGCATGGCTGGCTAAAACCCGGCACTCAAGCACTGAAACATGGCTTGCGCCATGTATTTTCTGACCATACGGTCGCTAACGCCAAGCTTCTGGCCAATTTCGGCATAGGTGAGATCATCCAGTTGTGCCAATAAAAATGCTTGGCGGACTTTTGCAGGCAGTTGATTGAGTAATTCATCGATTTCCCGCAGGACTTCGAGAATGATACTGCTTTCCTCGGGCGAAACGGCAACTTCTTCAGGATAGACGGCGAGACGTTCCAGGTAAGCCCGTTCTATGGTGTTACGACGCCAATGATTGATCAACAAGCGCTTGGCGATGGTGGTAAGGTAAGCGCGGGGTTCATTCAGGTTCGGAATTTCTTTTGAGCCGATAACCCGCATAAAGGTGTCATGGGCGTGGTCTTCCGCCTGCAGACGGTCTTGCACCCGTTTTTCCAGCCACATGAGCAGCCAGGAGTGATGGTCTTGATAAAGCCGTGTAAACGCTTGGCCGCTGTCGTCTGTCAGTTCTGTGCTCACGTCGCTTTATCCTATCGATTGCAGATTTTCCGTCTTCAAGCG
This sequence is a window from Methylomonas methanica MC09. Protein-coding genes within it:
- a CDS encoding sugar phosphorylase produces the protein MKPTTEHLASLTQKVVHHLESIYASAPRQPDSAALADTLLRIMRLDEHCEQLQPSNSAWSERDIAVITYGDTLLADSEAPLSTLHRFLNAYLHDTINTVHILPFFPFCSDDGFAVIDYYQVNPKLGDWPHIQALAADYRLMADLVINHCSTSSTWFQNFINGRGYGHDYFYTASPNTNLSDVVRPRTSPLLRETETANGTQYVWCTFSHEQADLDFGNTAVLQEFVKIIRHYLDNGVRIFRLDAVAFLWKKLGTNCLNLPETHEVVRLIRTLIEHSCADAVIITETNLPNRENLSYFGNGNEAHSIYNFSLPPLLLNTLVTGNCRYLKQWLMSMPPAQNGTFYFNFIASHDGIGLRPAEGLLSEAEIASLISTMQQFGGQVSWRSGDNGTKRPYEINIALFDALQGTTKGKDAFGIERFVCAHAIMLALEGIPAFYMHSLLATGNDYPRFESTGQNRAINRHQWDYPSLTAALNDAQNHHHQVFERLKALVRIRQQQPAFHPNATQFTLHISDQLFGFWRQSMDRRQSIFCIYNVSDEPHSLLLSNLNLIVTDDWRDLISGQRYDDPMMDRIDIAPYQTLWITNRHVTEQAV
- a CDS encoding RNA polymerase sigma factor is translated as MNTNTKSTLEAAFIHHQLELRQFLHRKVNCRETAADLLQDTYVRIAQLEPGDEIINHRAFLYRVAGNLAFDYLRRQHRWAQWEDAEELTEDCLCLQPQPDAVLAGREKLRRFHRSLLALPSQQRRMFVRCRIEGQSYRQVADQERVTPRRVERVVRQTLKSLKPLLT
- a CDS encoding TonB-dependent siderophore receptor, with the translated sequence MSSIIRISNPGLQPSRLHLAIQGILLASALTVSAAPHAESINDNASVKRSYHIDSGSLSQALRQFATNSGLLFSAEAKLTDGKTTVGLDGEYTVAEGFKKLLAGTGLTYRYTGDNSVVLKVVESGNDAASTLPAIRVTGKAVYDPDDPYNTDYNRSNASTATKTDTPIMETPMNIQVVPKSLMNDQQDINITDAITKNVSGVQADHGSGDIYEVFLIRGFSTNNIYRNGLLRGFGTYDPANIEQIEVLKGPASMLYGRAQPGGLINYTTKKGWDAPAYSLQQQFGSYDQYRTTADATGPIDKDGKLRYRLNFSYQDIGSFKQFVNNERYFVAPTLTWRPNDRFEANLELEHKHEKKVNDWGIPSIGNRPAPVPLSRSYLDSDKPTENDTTLVAYDWAFKFNDDWALKNRFLWENWDIQYNDIGGTISLQADNRTLDRRLITGHSNQETYSTNLDLSGKFNLLGTNHDVLLGGDYYHNAFNGPNQHFSKMAPIDIFNPVYNIFSQAAIDAIPLDFNFLRKEERFGVYFQDQITLFDKLHILGGGRYDWVNYGTGSSSKSFEIAKANYRDQDDQKFSPRVGVLYQPWQWLSLFSSYTESLGSANSGYSFNGENFKPQSGEQWEAGFKTEFFDKRFSSTVSFYDLTKANTTTNDPDHPGFKITAGKVRSRGIEVDVKGQVTEKLNLVTTYAFTDIRYTVANASLLGQRPINVPEHQATLWSTYQFTERFKAGLGGVLVGKRLGDNNTPVDLPGYVTMDMMAAYTIPVGKTRLTTQVNIHNLLDKGYYTGAGYGRNSINTGNPLSVMGSLRLQF
- a CDS encoding FecR domain-containing protein, with protein sequence MQHKRHSDIDPRVLAQAAEWFALFRSGQVHQSETAEWQAWLVEHPDHQAAWARVEFHIDRFKSLPPKTALAALTAPDLQRRRAIKNLVLLGVVGLSSWQFSRGGYWREWTADYHVVQGEIQTITLADGSTVILDSGSALNVEFGMDLRRLHLISGEIYIETAKDNAAKQRPFVVDTLDGRVRALGTRFSVSQQTDFSQVAVFADTVEIQPSNPSAPKHLLHGGQEARFASHRVESIQPIQLDRPAWSQGVIEADNIPLSEFLLQLNRYRKGYLTCAPEIADMRIIGSFPLKDTDKILASLEASLPIKITNPLPLWVKVLPR
- a CDS encoding sigma-70 family RNA polymerase sigma factor, whose product is MSTELTDDSGQAFTRLYQDHHSWLLMWLEKRVQDRLQAEDHAHDTFMRVIGSKEIPNLNEPRAYLTTIAKRLLINHWRRNTIERAYLERLAVYPEEVAVSPEESSIILEVLREIDELLNQLPAKVRQAFLLAQLDDLTYAEIGQKLGVSDRMVRKYMAQAMFQCLSAGF